In the genome of bacterium, the window ACGCCCCCAATTCCCGCTCGGATTACGTGAAGCTCCTCGAGCCCCTCCTGGGCGCCCAGAACGCCGGACGCCTCGCCGATGCGTTCGCCGGGGCCCGGAACCTCGGCGGCATCCAGACCATGCGCCTCCTGGGGGACACCGCCGAAGTCGAGCGGCTGGCCCGGGATGCGGGGCTCGACTCCGAGGTCGTCAAGCGGCTCATTGACAGCTCCTACCTCTCCGGTTTCGAGATCCAGAGCGTGAACGTCATCGGCCCCAAGGTGGGTGAGGAGCTCGGCTCCGCGGCCATATACTCGATCATCGCCGCCCTGGTGGGGCTCCTCTTGTACATCTCGCTGCGCTTCGAGTTCGCCTTCGCCCTGGGGGCCATCGTCGCCCTGTTCCACGACGTGCTGGTGACCCTGGGCATCTTCTCCCTGCTGGGCAAGGAGATAAACCTCGCCATCATCGCCGCCGTCCTGACCCTGGTCGGCTACTCCCTGAACGACACCATCGTCGTCTTCGACCGCATCCGCGAGGACCGCAAGCTCCTGCGGCGCAAGAGCCTGGTGGAAATCGTCAACAGCGCCATCAACGAGACGCTGTCGCGCACGGTGCTCACCTCGGGGACGACCCTGATCGTGACGCTGGTGCTCGTCCTCTTCGGTGGCAGCGTCATCCACGACTTCGCCCTGGCCCTGACCATCGGCGTCGTCGTCGGTACGTACTCCTCGGTCTTCATCGCCGCGCCTTTCCTCATCGGCTGGTACCGGATGGTCAAAAAGGCGGCCTGATCCGCCCGGGGGTGCCGATGGAAGTCTTCAGGAACCTGGAAACGGCGGATCACGAGCAGGTGGCCTTCTGCGTGGCGCCCGCCGCCGAGCTACGGGCGATCATCGTCATCCACGACACCACCCTGGGGCCGGCCATCGCCGGCATCCGCACCCTGGACTACCCCGACGAGGAGGCGGCCCTCACGGACGCCCTCCACCTCTCGCGGGGGCTCACGTACAAGAGCGCCACCGCCGGGCTGAACTACGGCGGGGGTCAGATCAACATCCTGCGCCAGTCCGTGGGGGGGAAGCGGGAGCCCGCCTTCCGGGCCCTGGGGCGCTTCATCCAGGGGCTGGGCGGGCGGATAATCGGCGCCCCCG includes:
- the secF gene encoding protein translocase subunit SecF, with the translated sequence MDLQIFTDTHYDFIGRRRIAFLVSGVLILAGIVSFIIQGGFNLGIDFTGGVRIQVKFAQGITTGDLTRIRSGLDMDVYTQGTAADEVVIRNKVENTGEAMAAAIVSRRETVGPFTSFDELTQIEGFPAVYLEFFRENFDLDENPFAVTVGAEVRPALNTADVRALSTTIERMIERATRASISQVLSELRPPVGLPAGVSPTARLNLNAPNSRSDYVKLLEPLLGAQNAGRLADAFAGARNLGGIQTMRLLGDTAEVERLARDAGLDSEVVKRLIDSSYLSGFEIQSVNVIGPKVGEELGSAAIYSIIAALVGLLLYISLRFEFAFALGAIVALFHDVLVTLGIFSLLGKEINLAIIAAVLTLVGYSLNDTIVVFDRIREDRKLLRRKSLVEIVNSAINETLSRTVLTSGTTLIVTLVLVLFGGSVIHDFALALTIGVVVGTYSSVFIAAPFLIGWYRMVKKAA